Proteins co-encoded in one Dendropsophus ebraccatus isolate aDenEbr1 chromosome 9, aDenEbr1.pat, whole genome shotgun sequence genomic window:
- the LOC138801870 gene encoding cardiotrophin-2-like has translation MLAPAVFMALSVTAWYRGSAALPLSGEEVVTQIRSLASLYKNNSTLVLNTYLRYQGPPFSDGNFSFPNWFEDGLPPAALGYRAWRCLCPGDRLLQDRQAFAAISEFFQLVRDDQMSLNPLASDLHRLLETAQRSSEALLSNLSNAMSILGYQLPSSQPEPLSWTSTNDYTFKRKVRGYVLCREYGDWLMRVQKDMDILRTTRSRREPAGQDRKDCC, from the exons ATGCTGGCACCGGCAG TGTTTATGGCGTTGAGCGTCACCGCCTGGTACCGAGGATCTGCTGCCCTTCCTCTATCGGGAGAAGAGGTTGTCACCCAGATCCGCAGCTTGGCTTCTCTATACAAGAACAACTCCACCCTGGTGCTGAACACCTAT CTGCGGTACCAGGGTCCTCCATTCAGCGATGGTAACTTCAGCTTCCCCAACTGGTTTGAGGATGGTCTTCCCCCCGCTGCTTTGGGCTACAGGGCCTGGAGATGTCTATGTCCCGGTGACCGTCTTCTGCAGGACAGACAAGCCTTTGCCGCCATCTCCGAGTTCTTCCAGCTGGTCCGGGATGATCAGATGTCCCTGAACCCATTGGCTTCCGATCTCCACCGACTCCTGGAGACGGCCCAGAGATCCTCGGAGGCCTTACTCAGCAACCTCAGTAACGCCATGAGTATCCTGGGCTACCAGCTCCCCTCCAGCCAGCCCGAACCCCTCAGCTGGACCTCTACAAATGACTACACCTTCAAGAGGAAGGTACGAGGCTACGTGCTGTGCAGGGAGTACGGGGACTGGCTGATGCGGGTGCAGAAGGACATGGACATATTGAGGACTACAAGGAGCAGGAGAGAGCCTGCCGGGCAGGACAGGAAGGATTGCTGCTGA